One genomic segment of Caballeronia sp. TF1N1 includes these proteins:
- a CDS encoding SMP-30/gluconolactonase/LRE family protein produces MPETRLLVDANNHLGEGPLWDVKEEKLYWIDSTAAEIYSCRADGNEVERYFVPRHIGSMALREQGGAVVALANGLHFYDFDSQTVQFIGDPESDDPETRFNDGKVDRQGRFIAGTMSYDFDRYFADRGQRSTKSGGLYRLDTDGKIAHLDSGISCSNGPCWSPDNRTFYFTDTYSKEMYTYDYDIETGAISNKRLFASARDMAGTFDGATVDSEGYVWSALVFGGRILRFAPDGSLDRVVPFPVRNLTSVMFGGPNLDILYVTTMGRPMWGIPQKERDKGGLFAVTGLGVTGLPEPRFAG; encoded by the coding sequence ATGCCCGAAACCCGCTTGCTGGTCGATGCCAACAATCATCTGGGTGAAGGACCGCTTTGGGACGTGAAGGAGGAGAAGCTCTACTGGATCGACAGTACCGCCGCCGAAATCTATAGCTGCCGCGCCGATGGCAACGAGGTCGAACGCTACTTCGTGCCGCGTCATATCGGTTCCATGGCGCTGCGTGAACAAGGCGGCGCGGTGGTCGCGCTCGCGAACGGGCTGCATTTCTACGACTTCGACTCGCAGACGGTGCAGTTTATCGGCGACCCGGAAAGCGACGATCCCGAAACGCGCTTCAACGACGGCAAGGTGGATCGGCAAGGGCGGTTCATTGCGGGCACCATGTCTTACGACTTCGATCGCTACTTTGCGGATCGCGGCCAGCGTTCCACCAAAAGCGGCGGACTTTATCGGCTCGATACGGACGGCAAGATCGCGCATCTGGACAGCGGCATCAGTTGTTCGAACGGTCCATGCTGGAGCCCGGACAACCGCACTTTCTACTTCACCGACACGTATAGCAAGGAGATGTACACGTACGACTACGACATCGAAACGGGCGCGATATCGAACAAGCGGCTGTTTGCTTCCGCGCGCGATATGGCCGGCACATTCGATGGCGCGACGGTCGATTCCGAAGGCTACGTATGGTCCGCGCTGGTGTTCGGCGGGCGCATCCTGCGCTTCGCGCCCGATGGCTCACTCGACCGTGTCGTGCCGTTTCCGGTTCGCAATCTGACGAGCGTGATGTTCGGCGGCCCGAATCTCGACATTCTTTACGTCACGACGATGGGCCGCCCGATGTGGGGCATTCCGCAGAAAGAGCGCGACAAGGGTGGTCTTTTCGCGGTGACGGGACTCGGCGTGACAGGCCTTCCAGAGCCGCGTTTTGCGGGGTGA